The Primulina eburnea isolate SZY01 chromosome 8, ASM2296580v1, whole genome shotgun sequence genome contains a region encoding:
- the LOC140838288 gene encoding uncharacterized protein, producing MAIEVLPDSPSLGMSPRISFSHDLPQTDIVPIEQYIRSGSSSSIDFDFCVFRESFDQESSSADELFFDGKILPIEIKKRLAPPRTSGDPPPHPPAPAFPPPQPLPPPQKFTRNTATHEARQCPNPEPDEKKSSFWSFKRSTSLNCGSGYARTLCPLPILSRSNSTGSTASSKRASLSNNQKQNLFKNSTYSPLKQSQLPFSAASNTHQRPPLKRTNHSYNNGIKINPVLNVPHANLFGLGSIFSGGKDKIKKKH from the coding sequence ATGGCGATTGAAGTTTTGCCCGACAGCCCCAGCCTGGGCATGAGTCCTCGGATCTCCTTCTCGCATGATCTTCCCCAGACAGACATCGTACCCATCGAACAATACATTCGATCGGGTTCCTCTTCCAGCATCGACTTTGATTTCTGCGTTTTTCGCGAAAGCTTCGATCAAGAATCGTCCTCCGCCGACGAGCTTTTCTTCGATGGAAAGATCCTCCCGATCGAGATCAAGAAAAGACTAGCCCCACCAAGAACATCCGGCGATCCACCACCTCACCCGCCGGCACCAGCATTTCCTCCTCCGCAACCATTGCCGCCTCCTCAGAAATTCACCAGAAACACAGCTACCCACGAAGCAAGACAGTGCccaaatccagaaccagacgaGAAGAAATCATCATTCTGGAGTTTCAAGCGCAGCACCAGCTTAAACTGCGGCAGTGGCTACGCGCGGACCCTCTGCCCGCTGCCGATTTTATCACGCAGCAATTCCACAGGCTCAACTGCGAGCTCGAAACGCGCATCACTTTCAAATAACCAGAAGCAGAATTTATTCAAGAACTCCACGTACAGTCCTCTAAAACAATCCCAACTTCCATTTTCCGCTGCTTCAAATACCCACCAGAGGCCGCCATTGAAGAGGACAAATCATTCTTACAACAACGGGATCAAGATCAACCCAGTCTTGAACGTCCCTCACGCAAATCTTTTCGGTTTGGGTTCCATCTTTTCCGGCGGAAAAGACAAGATCAAGAAGaagcattaa
- the LOC140838290 gene encoding uncharacterized protein, with the protein MNPNWELENCCQHDQKVFLITIGVFTFAILALWRTFVLTPFKLITVFLHEASHAIACKLTCGEVEGIQVHANEGGVTQTRGGVYWLILPAGYLGSSFWGMLLILASTNLLTARIAAGCLVLSLLIVLFIAKNWTLRGLCVGFIIFIAIIWVLQETTKARILRYVILFIGVMNSLFSVYDIYDDLISRRVHSSDAEKFAELCPCPCNGAAWGVIWGMISYIFLCGSIYLGLVILS; encoded by the exons ATGAATCCGAACTGGGAATTGGAGAATTGCTGTCAGCATGATCAAAAAGTTTTCCTTATCACCATTGGCGTTTTCACCTTTGCTATTCTTGCT TTATGGAGGACATTTGTCTTGACACCATTTAAGCTCATCACTGTGTTTCTACATGAAGCCAGCCATGCAATTGCTTGTAAGCTTACATGTGGTGAG GTCGAAGGTATCCAAGTTCATGCAAATGAAGGTGGCGTGACTCAAACACGTGGTGGTGTATATTGGTTGATCTTGCCTGCTGGAT ATCTTGGTTCATCATTTTGGGGTATGCTTCTTATACTTGCTTCGACAAATCTTCTCACAGCAAGGATTGCTGCGGGTTGTCTTGTTCTTTCTCTTCTTATTGTGCTCTTCATTGCTAAAAAT TGGACACTCCGAGGACTCTGTGTTG gatttattatatttattgctATTATTTGGGTTCTTCAAGAGACAACTAAAGCTCGTATCCTTCGCTACGTTATACTCTTCATTG GTGTTATGAATAGTTTGTTTTCAGTTTATG ATATATATGATGACTTGATATCTCGAAGGGTTCACTCAAGTGATGCTGAGAAGTTTGCAGAACTTTGCCCCTGCCCTTGTAATGGAGCTGCGTGGGGGGTGATTTG GGGAATGATATCCTATATATTTCTGTGTGGATCAATATATCTCGGACTTGTCAtcttgtcttga
- the LOC140838292 gene encoding uncharacterized protein: MMSPNKILENRSPANAAAFRQTPLQVIHVLGNFMRIWSIYTLYLYLSQTGASVLLFIFSCLVPSSLLFLLLQKPWKGRPLSNTQVVPSVINGGVTALYFILWGKGLKSCGPLRAILAEYAGAVLGVLSAVLYGRRGHLWKKIGGLFMMLASFYLISQGWTSASYTHLTVFNNSEAEVESEVAVGFKDMLIPIFAGILSTLRRVIARRVSLKNQLKRRLHAITITSATCFMFPIAMWDMILGSSSTELPFSAWTFSSTILFGIVLIFYVDSIAEERLFMVFSSPKHLFVAGGCIIIMEIVYKMDFSLLGFLLCVAILSFGIHEATSLDRTKKDSSQNLDPLNGGFEDQIQMASLPT; this comes from the exons ATGATGTCTCCAAATAAAATTCTAGAAAATCGGAGCCCTGCGAATGCCGCCGCTTTCAG GCAAACTCCCTTGCAGGTCATACATGTTCTTGGTAACTTCATGAGAATATGGTCAATCTACACTCTATACCTCTATTTATCACAAACAGGTGCTTCGGTCTTGTTGTTTATCTTCAGCTGTCTTGTTCCATCGTCCCTTCTGTTTTTACTGTTGCAAAAACCTTGGAAGGGCAGACCACTTTCTAATACTCAG GTTGTGCCTTCAGTAATAAATGGTGGTGTTACAGCCCTATACTTCATCTTATGGGGAAAGGGTCTGAAATCTTGTGGTCCTCTCAG GGCCATATTGGCTGAGTATGCTGGTGCTGTTCTTGGAGTATTATCTGCGGTGTTGTATGGGAGGAGAGGCCATCTCTGGAAAAAG ATTGGCGGCCTCTTTATGATGTTGGCATCATTCTATCTTATATCTCAAGGATGGACCTCGGCCTCATATACACATTTGA CAGTCTTTAATAATTCAGAGGCAGAGGTTGAATCAGAAGTAGCTGTAGGATTTAAGGACATGCTAATTCCGATTTTTGCGGGAATTTTATCAACATTGAGAAGGGTGATTGCAAGACGAGTCTCACTTAAG AATCAACTTAAAAGGCGGCTTCATGCCATAACTATTACTTCTGCCACCTGTTTTATGTTCCCTATTGCCATGTGGGATATGATACTT GGATCATCCAGCACAGAGTTGCCTTTCTCTGCCTGGACCTTTTCTAGCACTATTCTTTTTGGAATTGTCTTGATATTTTACGTGGACAGTATCGCGGAGGAGAG ATTGTTCATGGTGTTTTCATCCCCAAAGCATTTATTTGTAGCAGGAGGATGCATCATTATTATGGAAATTGTGTACAAGATGGACTTTTCCCTGCTTGGTTTTTTACTTTGCGTTGCCATTTTGAGCTTCG GAATACATGAAGCAACTTCTTTGGATCGCACGAAGAAAGATTCTTCACAAAATTTAGATCCATTGAATGGGGGTTTTGAGGACCAAATTCAGATGGCATCACTTCCAACTTAA
- the LOC140838293 gene encoding protein ABA DEFICIENT 4, chloroplastic-like isoform X1: MVTSFCFLSSQVSFKIGCSRFSANSLLRNQRSTKNEIPFDQLAVGKKASPYVVWSFIGGSRIITIPNLGRVIMFRRSSVYASWLPSSQIASSAFTLGTAAVLPFYTFMVAAPEAKLTKKIIASSIPYIVLGLLYAYLLYLSWTPDTIRLMFASKYWLPELNGIAKMFSNEMTLASAWIHLLAVDLFAARQVYYDGLKNNIEMRHSVSLCLLFCPLGILVHFITRAFTASRKRREHGDTSHQFQ; encoded by the exons ATGGTCACGTCTTTTTGTTTTCTCAGCTCTCAAGTCTCATTTAAG ATTGGCTGTTCAAGATTTTCAGCTAACTCCTTGCTTAgaaatcaaagaagcacaaagaatgaAATACCATTTGATCAACTAGCAGTGGGGAAAAAAGCGAGTCCATATGTTGTCTGGAGTTTTATTGGAGGATCAAGAATCATCACTATACCTAATCTTGGAAGAGTTATTATGTTCAGAAGGTCTTCTGTGTATGCTTCAT GGCTCCCGAGTTCTCAGATTGCAAGTAGTGCTTTTACGTTGGGAACGGCAGCAGTACTTCCATTTTATACATTTATGGTTGCAGCCCCTGAAGCGAAGCTT ACCAAAAAAATAATAGCAAGCAGCATACCTTATATAGTTCTCGGTCTATTATACGCTTATTTACTGTATCTGTCCTGGACACCTGATACAATTCGGCTGATGTTTGCAAGTAAATACTGGTTGCCAGAG TTAAACGGTATAGCTAAGATGTTTTCCAACGAGATGACGCTGGCTTCTGCTTGGATTCATTTATTGGCTGTCGATCTTTTTGCTGCAAG GCAAGTTTACTATGACGGATTGAAGAACAACATAGAGATGAGGCATTCAGTGTCCCTTTGCCTGCTGTTTTGTCCACTCGGAATTCTTGTTCATTTCATCACAAGAGCTTTCACTGCAAGCAGAAAAAGAAGAGAACATGGAGACACTTCTCATCAATTTCAGTAA
- the LOC140838293 gene encoding protein MAO HUZI 4, chloroplastic-like isoform X3: MLSGVLLEDQESSLYLILEELLCSEGLLWLPSSQIASSAFTLGTAAVLPFYTFMVAAPEAKLTKKIIASSIPYIVLGLLYAYLLYLSWTPDTIRLMFASKYWLPELNGIAKMFSNEMTLASAWIHLLAVDLFAARQVYYDGLKNNIEMRHSVSLCLLFCPLGILVHFITRAFTASRKRREHGDTSHQFQ, translated from the exons ATGTTGTCTGGAGTTTTATTGGAGGATCAAGAATCATCACTATACCTAATCTTGGAAGAGTTATTATGTTCAGAAGGTCTTCTGT GGCTCCCGAGTTCTCAGATTGCAAGTAGTGCTTTTACGTTGGGAACGGCAGCAGTACTTCCATTTTATACATTTATGGTTGCAGCCCCTGAAGCGAAGCTT ACCAAAAAAATAATAGCAAGCAGCATACCTTATATAGTTCTCGGTCTATTATACGCTTATTTACTGTATCTGTCCTGGACACCTGATACAATTCGGCTGATGTTTGCAAGTAAATACTGGTTGCCAGAG TTAAACGGTATAGCTAAGATGTTTTCCAACGAGATGACGCTGGCTTCTGCTTGGATTCATTTATTGGCTGTCGATCTTTTTGCTGCAAG GCAAGTTTACTATGACGGATTGAAGAACAACATAGAGATGAGGCATTCAGTGTCCCTTTGCCTGCTGTTTTGTCCACTCGGAATTCTTGTTCATTTCATCACAAGAGCTTTCACTGCAAGCAGAAAAAGAAGAGAACATGGAGACACTTCTCATCAATTTCAGTAA
- the LOC140838293 gene encoding protein MAO HUZI 4, chloroplastic-like isoform X2, protein MLSGVLLEDQESSLYLILEELLCSEGLLCMLHDPRCLEVSLSLLSSALLLRLPSSQIASSAFTLGTAAVLPFYTFMVAAPEAKLTKKIIASSIPYIVLGLLYAYLLYLSWTPDTIRLMFASKYWLPELNGIAKMFSNEMTLASAWIHLLAVDLFAARQVYYDGLKNNIEMRHSVSLCLLFCPLGILVHFITRAFTASRKRREHGDTSHQFQ, encoded by the exons ATGTTGTCTGGAGTTTTATTGGAGGATCAAGAATCATCACTATACCTAATCTTGGAAGAGTTATTATGTTCAGAAGGTCTTCTGTGTATGCTTCAT GATCCAAGGTGTCTGGAGGTATCTTTGAGCTTGCTTTCATCTGCCCTGTTGCTTA GGCTCCCGAGTTCTCAGATTGCAAGTAGTGCTTTTACGTTGGGAACGGCAGCAGTACTTCCATTTTATACATTTATGGTTGCAGCCCCTGAAGCGAAGCTT ACCAAAAAAATAATAGCAAGCAGCATACCTTATATAGTTCTCGGTCTATTATACGCTTATTTACTGTATCTGTCCTGGACACCTGATACAATTCGGCTGATGTTTGCAAGTAAATACTGGTTGCCAGAG TTAAACGGTATAGCTAAGATGTTTTCCAACGAGATGACGCTGGCTTCTGCTTGGATTCATTTATTGGCTGTCGATCTTTTTGCTGCAAG GCAAGTTTACTATGACGGATTGAAGAACAACATAGAGATGAGGCATTCAGTGTCCCTTTGCCTGCTGTTTTGTCCACTCGGAATTCTTGTTCATTTCATCACAAGAGCTTTCACTGCAAGCAGAAAAAGAAGAGAACATGGAGACACTTCTCATCAATTTCAGTAA
- the LOC140838291 gene encoding caffeoylshikimate esterase: MDVIRLSQIHMALESARIYRRHAFNELNAKILPAKSGSDLKVMGKTVKFAGVDEELQKILDADMDMVGPRRRAREAFKHIQLSIDHILFKMPHERLKMTESFEVNSRGLEIFSKSWLPENGSPKAVVCFCHGYGDTCTFFFEGIARKLASSGYGVFALDYPGFGLSEGLHGYIPSFDRLVDDVIEHFAKVKENPDFRSLPSFLFGQSMGGAVALKVHLKQHDLWSGAVLVAPMCKIADDMVPPWLVTQILIGVSKLLPKQKLVPQKDLAEMAFQDVRKREQATYNVIAYKHKPRLGTAVELLRTTQEIEHQLEKVSLPLLILHGKNDIVTDPSVSEALYKKASSSDKKLNLYDDAFHSLLEGEPDEMVLRVLGDIISWLDEHC, encoded by the exons atgGATGTAATACGCTTATCACAAATACACATGGCACTTGAATCCGCAAGAATTTATCGTAGACACGCTTTTAATG AATTGAATGCCAAGATTTTACCTGCGAAGAGTGGCAGTGATTTGAAAGTAATGGGAAAAACAGTAAAGTTCGCGGGTGTCGATGAGGAGTTGCAGAAGATATTGGATGCTGACATGGACATGGTGGGACCCAGGCGCCGGGCTCGCGAGGCATTCAAGCACATTCAGCTCTCCATAGATCATATCTTATTCAAG ATGCCACATGAAAGATTGAAGATGACTGAG tCATTTGAAGTGAACTCTAGGGGAttggagatattttcaaaaagttGGCTTCCGGAAAATGGTTCCCCAAAAGCTGTGGTTTGTTTTTGTCATGGTTATGGAGATACTTGCACATTTTTCTTCGAAG GAATTGCTAGAAAGCTTGCATCTTCTGGTTATGGGGTTTTCGCGCTGGACTACCCCGGATTTGGTCTTTCAGAAGGTCTACATGGCTATATTCCAAGCTTTGACAGGCTCGTGGATGATGTCATTGAGCATTTTGCAAAAGTGAAAG AGAATCCAGACTTCCGTTCATTGCCAAGTTTTCTTTTTGGACAATCTATGGGGGGAGCAGTTGCGCTTAAAGTGCACCTAAAACAGCACGATTTGTGGAGCGGCGCAGTTCTTGTTGCACCTATGTGTAAG ATTGCAGATGACATGGTTCCTCCATGGCTAGTAACTCAAATTCTAATTGGAGTCTCAAAATTACTTCCAAAACAGAAGCTTGTTCCGCAGAAGGATTTGGCTGAGATGGCATTCCAAGATGTGAGGAAGCGAGAACAA GCAACATATAATGTCATCGCTTACAAGCATAAACCTCGGCTAGGAACAGCCGTGGAATTGCTGAGGACGACGCAGGAGATAGAACACCAACTGGAGAAG GTGTCGCTGCCACTATTGATTTTACATGGAAAAAACGACATAGTAACTGATCCATCTGTGAGCGAAGCATTGTACAAAAAGGCAAGCAGTTCAGACAAGAAACTTAACCTGTATGATGATGCCTTTCACTCTCTTCTTGAAGGCGAGCCAGATGAGATGGTACTTCGAGTTCTTGGCGATATCATATCTTGGCTCGACGAGCATTGCTAG